One stretch of Dyella jiangningensis DNA includes these proteins:
- the rmuC gene encoding DNA recombination protein RmuC yields the protein MSVTEILLIVLVVAVVVMIVLQVMNLQRHRDDGSLTARLDALKDDNRHLREALAQEQRAGRGEMAQTLGQFRSLVQEQLGGMSAQQHERIGQFGQRLDVLTERTDAGLQVLAQRLTEDARRSREELTLALNRFGEQQQQRLAALTADNEKRLNEVRATLETKLKAIQDDNAAKLEQMRATVDEKLQTTLETRLGQSFALVSERLEQVQRGLGEMQNLATGVGDLKRVLTNVKTRGILGEVQLGALLEQLLTIEQYDSNVITIPGSNDRVEFAVRMPGASDGAQLYLPIDAKFPVEDYQRLLDAQELADVEAAALAGRALELRVREEAKRIRSKYVAPPHTTDFAVLFLPTEGLYAEVIRRPGLFETLQRDHHVTVAGPTTLTALLNSLQMGFRTLAIAKRSSEVWTLLGAVKTEFGKFGTVLEKTRKKLNEASNVIDQASVRTRAIERKLRGVETLPGGEAQQLLGEGPALEESNEDDVEV from the coding sequence ATGTCCGTGACTGAAATCCTGTTGATCGTCCTCGTCGTCGCCGTGGTGGTGATGATCGTGCTGCAGGTGATGAACCTGCAGCGTCATCGCGACGATGGCAGCCTCACGGCGCGACTGGATGCCCTGAAGGACGACAACCGCCACCTGCGCGAAGCGCTCGCGCAGGAGCAGCGCGCCGGTCGCGGCGAGATGGCCCAGACGCTCGGGCAGTTCCGCTCGCTGGTGCAGGAGCAACTGGGCGGCATGAGCGCCCAGCAGCACGAGCGCATCGGCCAGTTCGGCCAGCGCCTGGACGTGCTCACCGAGCGCACCGACGCCGGCCTGCAGGTGCTGGCCCAGCGCCTTACCGAAGACGCGCGCCGCAGCCGCGAGGAACTCACGCTCGCCCTCAACCGCTTCGGCGAACAGCAGCAGCAGCGCCTCGCCGCACTCACCGCCGACAACGAAAAGCGCCTCAATGAGGTGCGCGCCACGCTGGAAACCAAGCTCAAGGCCATCCAGGACGACAACGCCGCAAAGCTGGAACAGATGCGCGCGACCGTGGACGAAAAACTGCAGACCACGCTGGAAACGCGCCTGGGCCAGTCGTTCGCGCTGGTGTCCGAGCGCCTGGAACAGGTGCAGCGCGGCCTCGGTGAAATGCAGAACCTCGCCACCGGCGTGGGCGACCTGAAGCGCGTGCTCACCAACGTGAAGACGCGCGGCATCCTCGGCGAAGTGCAGCTCGGCGCGCTGCTGGAACAGCTGCTCACCATCGAGCAATACGATTCCAACGTCATCACCATCCCCGGCAGCAACGACCGCGTGGAGTTCGCCGTGCGCATGCCCGGCGCAAGCGATGGGGCACAGCTTTACCTGCCCATCGACGCGAAATTCCCGGTGGAGGATTACCAGCGCCTGCTCGACGCGCAGGAGCTGGCCGACGTGGAAGCCGCCGCGCTCGCCGGCCGCGCGCTGGAACTGCGCGTGCGCGAGGAAGCCAAGCGCATCCGCAGCAAATACGTGGCGCCGCCGCACACCACCGACTTCGCCGTGCTGTTCCTGCCCACCGAAGGCCTGTACGCCGAAGTGATCCGCCGGCCTGGCCTGTTCGAAACCCTGCAGCGCGACCACCACGTCACCGTGGCCGGCCCCACCACGCTCACCGCGCTGCTCAACAGCCTGCAGATGGGCTTCCGTACCCTCGCCATCGCCAAGCGCAGCAGCGAAGTGTGGACGCTGCTCGGCGCGGTGAAGACCGAGTTCGGCAAGTTCGGCACGGTGCTGGAAAAGACGCGCAAGAAGCTCAACGAAGCGAGCAACGTCATCGACCAGGCCAGCGTGCGCACGCGCGCCATCGAACGCAAGCTGCGCGGCGTGGAAACGCTGCCGGGCGGCGAGGCGCAGCAGCTGCTGGGCGAAGGCCCTGCGCTGGAAGAGAGCAACGAGGATGATGTTGAGGTGTGA
- a CDS encoding DUF2252 domain-containing protein produces MTDVVESIRNYNAKRDPERLQRKYVAMRHDPFTFLRGTCHLFYQRLPEPKWLGKAPPVWVCGDLHLENMGSYKGDNRLVYFDLNDFDEAALAPASWELVRLLTSVHIAAGSLHLSGAQADHLCGDFLDTYAAELRAGKARWVERDMASGMVGDLLGNLRGRLRPPFLDSRTVRKGKHRTLRIDGRRALPVTDKQRERVTALIDSVAAREDKPRFYRVLDVARRIAGTGSLGVDRYAILVEGKGSPDGNYLLDLKLAQPSSLVPHLDIRQPEWRTEAERVVAVQARMQAISPAFFRAVTMGRKSYVLRGLQPTEDRLALADWHGKLERLEGVLQTMGRLVAWAQLRSSGRDGSASADQLIAFGGKNRWQAQLLRLAKECTKQVQRDWKTYGKAFDQGAFRLPPPQA; encoded by the coding sequence ATGACCGATGTCGTCGAATCCATCCGCAACTACAACGCCAAGCGCGACCCCGAGCGCCTGCAGCGCAAGTACGTGGCCATGCGCCACGACCCGTTCACCTTCCTGCGCGGCACCTGTCACCTCTTCTACCAGCGCCTGCCCGAGCCGAAGTGGCTGGGCAAGGCGCCGCCGGTATGGGTCTGCGGTGACCTGCACCTGGAGAACATGGGCAGCTACAAGGGCGACAACCGCCTCGTCTATTTCGACCTGAACGATTTCGACGAAGCCGCGCTGGCGCCCGCGTCATGGGAACTGGTGCGCCTGCTGACCAGCGTGCACATCGCCGCCGGCAGCCTGCACCTGAGCGGCGCGCAGGCCGATCACCTGTGTGGCGATTTCCTGGATACGTACGCCGCCGAGCTGCGCGCCGGCAAGGCGCGCTGGGTCGAGCGCGACATGGCCAGCGGCATGGTGGGCGACCTGCTGGGCAACCTGCGCGGTCGCCTGCGGCCGCCTTTCCTGGACAGCCGCACCGTGCGCAAGGGCAAGCACCGCACCCTGCGCATCGACGGACGGCGCGCGCTGCCGGTTACCGACAAGCAGCGCGAACGAGTCACCGCATTGATCGACAGTGTCGCCGCCAGGGAAGACAAGCCCCGCTTCTATCGCGTGCTGGACGTGGCGCGCCGCATCGCCGGCACCGGCAGCCTGGGCGTTGATCGCTACGCCATCCTCGTCGAGGGCAAGGGATCGCCCGACGGCAACTACCTGCTCGACCTCAAACTGGCGCAGCCATCCTCGCTCGTGCCGCATCTGGACATCCGCCAGCCCGAATGGCGCACCGAGGCCGAGCGCGTGGTGGCGGTGCAGGCGCGCATGCAGGCGATCAGCCCGGCTTTCTTCCGCGCCGTGACCATGGGGCGCAAGTCCTACGTGTTGCGCGGCCTGCAGCCCACCGAAGACCGGCTGGCGCTGGCCGACTGGCACGGCAAGCTGGAGCGCCTGGAAGGCGTGCTCCAGACCATGGGCAGGCTGGTGGCGTGGGCGCAATTGCGCAGCAGCGGACGGGATGGCTCCGCCAGCGCCGATCAGCTCATCGCGTTCGGCGGGAAGAACCGCTGGCAGGCGCAGTTGCTGCGGCTGGCCAAGGAATGCACGAAGCAGGTGCAACGCGACTGGAAGACCTATGGCAAGGCGTTCGACCAGGGCGCGTTCCGGCTCCCGCCGCCGCAGGCATGA
- a CDS encoding 2Fe-2S iron-sulfur cluster-binding protein translates to MHHVFTVTIQSTGRHFTAAPGETVLEAAQRAGIALPYSCRAGVCGSCKATLVEGHCEYPRNPPLALSGTAPSQHAVLLCQAVPGSDLVIEAREVTSVEDIARRQLDVAVSRKWMLAPDVIGLHLKPVSQDVRLNWLPGQYLDVLLDEGRRRPFSIANHPQADGTIELHVRHVAGGGFTSWVADTLKVGDRLRIEGPLGTFVPREDSERPMVFMAGGTGFAPVKAIVEHFLSLGTRRPMRVYWGARSAADLYLRGMAESWTGKAHDLAFQAVISDPEQAASHGARVGLVHEAVLEDQPDLAAYDVYMSGPPAMIDAGRKLFVNANLPEDRLYYDSFDYAPDVLAQILGSRAGIAIET, encoded by the coding sequence ATGCACCACGTGTTTACCGTCACCATCCAATCCACCGGTCGCCACTTCACCGCCGCGCCGGGCGAAACCGTGCTGGAAGCCGCTCAGCGGGCCGGCATCGCGCTGCCGTACTCGTGCCGTGCCGGCGTCTGCGGGAGCTGCAAGGCCACGCTGGTCGAGGGGCATTGCGAGTATCCACGCAACCCGCCGCTGGCCCTGAGCGGCACGGCGCCGTCGCAGCACGCGGTCCTGCTGTGCCAGGCGGTGCCGGGCAGCGACCTGGTGATCGAGGCGCGCGAAGTGACCTCGGTGGAAGACATCGCGCGCCGCCAGCTCGACGTGGCGGTATCGCGCAAATGGATGCTGGCGCCCGACGTGATCGGCCTGCACCTCAAGCCCGTCTCGCAAGACGTACGCCTCAACTGGCTGCCCGGCCAGTACCTCGACGTGCTGCTGGACGAAGGGCGGCGTCGACCGTTCTCCATCGCCAATCATCCGCAGGCGGACGGCACCATCGAATTGCATGTGCGCCACGTGGCGGGCGGCGGCTTCACCTCGTGGGTGGCCGACACGCTGAAGGTGGGCGACAGGCTACGCATCGAAGGTCCGCTGGGCACCTTCGTGCCGCGCGAAGATTCCGAGCGGCCGATGGTGTTCATGGCCGGCGGCACCGGCTTCGCGCCGGTGAAGGCCATCGTCGAGCACTTCCTCTCGCTGGGCACGCGTCGGCCGATGCGCGTGTACTGGGGCGCACGCAGCGCGGCGGACCTGTATCTGCGCGGGATGGCCGAAAGCTGGACGGGGAAGGCGCACGACCTCGCGTTCCAGGCAGTGATTTCCGATCCGGAACAGGCCGCGAGCCATGGTGCGCGCGTGGGCCTGGTGCACGAGGCGGTGCTGGAAGACCAGCCCGATCTCGCTGCATACGACGTGTACATGAGCGGCCCGCCGGCGATGATCGATGCCGGCCGCAAGCTGTTCGTCAACGCGAACCTGCCGGAAGACCGGCTGTACTACGACTCGTTCGACTACGCGCCGGATGTGCTGGCGCAGATACTGGGAAGCCGCGCGGGCATCGCCATCGAGACGTGA
- a CDS encoding YiiD C-terminal domain-containing protein — MSTTERQTLARKLVTFMRDEIPLAQNMDLSLHDCDEQQLSIAAPLPPNVNDKGCAFGGSLVSAMTLTGWGLVELELRVRGLDCDVFVGESTVRYLEPVWTDFVSEACLADGGDWTDFFDTLAARGRARIEVACRVPGTGDKPAATLAARFVAKRRSPDAV; from the coding sequence ATGAGCACGACCGAACGACAGACCCTCGCGCGCAAGCTGGTGACCTTCATGCGCGATGAAATTCCCCTTGCGCAGAACATGGACCTGAGCCTGCACGACTGCGACGAACAGCAGCTGTCGATCGCCGCGCCGCTGCCACCCAACGTCAACGACAAGGGCTGCGCGTTCGGCGGCAGCCTGGTGAGCGCCATGACGCTGACCGGCTGGGGCCTGGTCGAGCTGGAACTGCGCGTGCGCGGCCTCGATTGCGACGTGTTCGTGGGCGAATCCACCGTGCGCTACCTGGAGCCGGTATGGACCGACTTCGTCAGCGAGGCGTGCCTGGCCGACGGCGGGGACTGGACAGACTTTTTCGATACGCTGGCCGCGCGCGGCCGCGCCCGTATCGAGGTGGCCTGTCGCGTGCCAGGCACCGGCGACAAGCCTGCGGCGACGCTGGCGGCCCGTTTCGTGGCCAAGCGGCGTTCCCCCGACGCCGTATGA
- a CDS encoding serine/threonine protein kinase, with protein sequence MSLEAPYHTLDPDCVLEAVTACGLWPDGRLLALNSYENRVWQVGIEDAAPVIAKFYRPHRWSDAAILEEHAFAQELAADDIPMVAPLVFGGRTLLHHAGFRYALTPRRGGRAPSLESAEQLEWLGRLIARIHAVGTRQPFQHRGRIDRATLIEQPMHAVLASSLLPASLHAAYRAAAERVDQAVATRLEAVGPVRSLRLHGDCHPGNVLWTDHGPHFVDLDDARMGPAVQDLWMLANDDHGMQALLEGYQQMREFDFAELALVPALRAMRQLHYVGWIAARWHDPAFPIAFPFAAEPRWWEQHITDLHELDEAL encoded by the coding sequence TTGAGCCTGGAAGCGCCCTACCACACGCTCGATCCCGACTGCGTGCTGGAGGCCGTCACCGCCTGCGGCCTGTGGCCGGACGGGCGCCTGCTGGCGCTCAACAGCTACGAAAACCGCGTGTGGCAGGTGGGCATCGAGGATGCCGCGCCGGTCATCGCCAAGTTCTACCGCCCGCACCGCTGGAGCGATGCGGCGATTCTCGAAGAGCATGCGTTCGCCCAGGAACTCGCCGCCGACGACATTCCGATGGTGGCTCCGCTGGTGTTCGGTGGACGCACCCTGCTGCACCACGCAGGCTTTCGCTATGCGCTCACGCCCCGTCGCGGTGGACGCGCGCCATCGCTGGAATCGGCCGAGCAACTGGAATGGCTTGGACGTCTGATCGCGCGCATCCACGCCGTGGGTACGAGGCAGCCCTTCCAGCATCGTGGACGCATCGATCGCGCCACGCTGATCGAACAACCGATGCACGCCGTGCTCGCCTCTTCGCTGCTGCCGGCGTCGCTGCATGCGGCCTACCGCGCCGCGGCCGAGCGAGTGGACCAGGCCGTCGCGACGCGTCTGGAAGCCGTGGGCCCGGTGCGCTCGCTGCGGCTGCATGGCGACTGCCATCCGGGCAACGTGCTGTGGACCGATCATGGACCGCATTTCGTCGACCTCGACGATGCCCGCATGGGTCCGGCGGTGCAGGACCTGTGGATGCTGGCCAACGACGACCACGGCATGCAGGCGCTGCTGGAGGGCTACCAGCAGATGCGCGAATTCGACTTCGCCGAACTCGCCCTGGTGCCCGCGCTGCGCGCCATGCGCCAGCTGCATTACGTGGGCTGGATCGCCGCCCGCTGGCACGACCCCGCCTTCCCCATCGCGTTCCCCTTCGCAGCCGAGCCGCGCTGGTGGGAGCAGCACATCACCGACCTGCATGAACTTGACGAGGCCTTGTAG
- a CDS encoding hotdog fold thioesterase, with translation MAIWKQDISLERINGWSANTMMETLGIRITEVGDDWLRGTMPVDHRTHQPYGLLHGGASVVLAETLGSTAAMLALDPAHEVAVGLDINANHVRGVRSGTVTGTARVIHIGRTTQVWEIRIEGEAGELVCISRLTMAVIPSRVVAPR, from the coding sequence ATGGCCATCTGGAAACAGGACATTTCGCTCGAGCGCATCAATGGCTGGAGCGCCAACACCATGATGGAGACGCTGGGCATCCGCATCACCGAGGTGGGCGACGATTGGCTGCGCGGCACCATGCCGGTGGACCACCGGACCCATCAGCCCTACGGCCTGCTGCACGGCGGCGCCTCGGTCGTGCTTGCCGAGACGCTGGGCAGCACGGCGGCCATGCTGGCGCTGGACCCGGCGCACGAAGTGGCGGTGGGCCTGGACATCAATGCCAACCACGTGCGCGGTGTGCGCAGCGGCACGGTGACCGGCACCGCGCGCGTCATCCACATCGGCCGCACCACGCAGGTATGGGAAATCCGTATCGAAGGCGAAGCCGGCGAGCTGGTGTGCATCTCGCGCCTCACCATGGCGGTGATTCCCTCGCGCGTGGTGGCGCCGCGTTGA
- a CDS encoding rhodanese-like domain-containing protein translates to MNDVLHKLPEFIGNHLALVALFFVLLLAIVVMEILALFRKYKELTPAGLTLLINRESPLMVDLSAYADFEKAHVPGSRHVSMSQFDPEQKDLAKAKDLPVVLIDKDGRNTGKAAQRLVKAGFSKVFTLGGGVLAWQQAQLPVAKGKN, encoded by the coding sequence ATGAACGATGTCCTGCACAAGCTGCCCGAGTTCATCGGCAACCATCTCGCGCTCGTGGCGCTGTTTTTCGTCCTGTTGCTGGCCATCGTGGTGATGGAAATCCTTGCACTGTTCCGCAAGTACAAGGAGCTGACGCCCGCCGGCCTCACCCTGCTGATCAACCGCGAAAGCCCGCTGATGGTGGACCTGTCCGCCTATGCCGATTTCGAGAAGGCGCACGTGCCGGGTTCACGCCATGTGTCGATGAGCCAGTTCGATCCCGAGCAGAAGGACCTGGCCAAGGCCAAGGATCTCCCCGTGGTGCTGATCGACAAGGACGGCCGCAACACCGGCAAGGCTGCGCAGCGGCTGGTGAAGGCAGGCTTCTCCAAGGTGTTCACGCTCGGCGGCGGCGTGCTGGCGTGGCAGCAGGCGCAGTTGCCGGTGGCGAAGGGCAAGAACTGA
- a CDS encoding uroporphyrinogen-III C-methyltransferase: MSQDDSFSRSEAPEGAPSGSSRVRGGASARRGSGTLAVALLLSLVAIGGAGYVGWRQWQQEQGNAAGNAVLQGLQQRVDSLENVAKAGDSERNLLRQRLGDADQVNRSLREELLSQAERTRNLEDAVAKLSEKTLSGHDAMLLDETESLLRMAKERYDLFHDAQGAAAAYALADQALAAVNDGAFSGLRQSIGAEREALAKSQPASLDASLTALSALRTAVLELPLKPLDTAGTDTSTSHWSRITAAIGNVVKVQRTNGAPLSMADARFARELTAIDLAQAQAALLAADRDAYAAALKRADTGIAAQFDTTAPAVQQARTQLATLQAQQPTAPVQLGAALSELRNLRAVHALKPATASANGTKP; encoded by the coding sequence ATGAGCCAAGACGACTCCTTCTCCCGATCCGAGGCGCCGGAAGGCGCACCCTCCGGTTCCTCCCGCGTACGTGGTGGCGCGTCTGCACGCCGCGGCAGCGGCACCTTGGCGGTGGCGCTGCTGCTGTCGCTGGTCGCCATCGGTGGCGCAGGTTACGTGGGCTGGCGCCAGTGGCAGCAGGAGCAAGGCAATGCCGCGGGCAACGCGGTACTGCAGGGACTGCAGCAGCGGGTGGACAGCCTCGAAAACGTGGCTAAGGCCGGCGACAGCGAGCGCAACCTGCTGCGCCAGCGCCTGGGCGATGCGGACCAGGTGAATCGTTCGCTGCGCGAGGAACTGCTCAGCCAGGCCGAGCGCACGCGCAACCTCGAAGACGCCGTGGCCAAGCTGTCTGAGAAGACGCTGTCCGGCCACGACGCCATGCTGCTCGACGAAACCGAATCGCTGTTGCGCATGGCGAAGGAACGCTACGACCTGTTCCATGACGCGCAGGGCGCCGCGGCCGCGTACGCGCTCGCCGACCAGGCGTTGGCGGCGGTGAACGATGGCGCGTTCTCCGGCCTGCGCCAGAGCATCGGCGCGGAACGCGAAGCGCTGGCCAAGAGCCAGCCCGCGTCCCTCGACGCCTCGCTGACGGCACTTTCCGCGCTGCGCACCGCGGTGCTGGAACTTCCGCTCAAGCCGCTGGATACCGCCGGTACCGACACGTCGACCAGCCATTGGTCGCGCATCACCGCGGCCATCGGCAACGTGGTGAAGGTGCAGCGCACCAACGGCGCGCCGCTCTCCATGGCCGATGCACGGTTTGCGCGCGAGCTCACCGCCATCGATCTAGCGCAGGCGCAGGCCGCGCTGCTGGCGGCCGATCGCGACGCCTATGCCGCCGCCCTCAAGCGTGCGGACACGGGCATCGCCGCGCAGTTCGACACGACTGCCCCCGCCGTGCAGCAGGCACGCACCCAGCTGGCCACGCTGCAGGCGCAGCAGCCAACCGCGCCGGTACAGCTGGGCGCCGCGCTCAGCGAACTGCGCAACCTGCGCGCGGTGCATGCGCTCAAGCCGGCCACTGCCAGCGCCAACGGGACCAAGCCATGA
- the folE gene encoding GTP cyclohydrolase I FolE, whose amino-acid sequence MTERTEPTEVTREQAEEAVRVLLRWSGEDPSREGLLDTPKRVVKAYKDWFSGYDIDPGEYLRRTFEEVAGYDEMVVLRDIEFESHCEHHMAPIIGRAHVGYLPTNRVVGISKLARVVDAFARRFQVQEKLTAQIAQCIQENLHPAGVAVVVDASHECMTTRGVHKRGVSMVTSQMLGAFRDDARTRAEFLQFIGIHGAGR is encoded by the coding sequence ATGACCGAGCGCACCGAGCCGACCGAAGTCACCCGCGAGCAGGCCGAGGAGGCCGTGCGCGTCCTGCTGCGCTGGTCGGGCGAAGATCCCAGCCGCGAAGGCCTGCTCGATACGCCCAAGCGCGTGGTCAAGGCCTACAAGGATTGGTTCTCGGGATATGACATCGACCCGGGTGAATACCTGCGCCGCACCTTCGAGGAAGTGGCCGGCTACGACGAGATGGTCGTGCTGCGCGACATCGAGTTCGAAAGCCATTGCGAACATCACATGGCGCCGATCATCGGCCGCGCGCACGTGGGCTACCTGCCGACCAACCGCGTGGTAGGCATCAGCAAGCTGGCGCGCGTGGTCGACGCGTTTGCGCGCCGTTTCCAGGTGCAGGAAAAGCTCACCGCGCAAATCGCCCAGTGCATCCAGGAAAACCTGCATCCCGCCGGCGTGGCCGTGGTGGTCGATGCCAGCCATGAATGCATGACCACGCGTGGCGTGCACAAGCGCGGCGTGTCGATGGTCACCAGCCAGATGCTGGGCGCCTTCCGCGACGATGCACGCACCCGCGCGGAGTTCCTGCAGTTCATCGGCATCCACGGCGCTGGCCGCTGA
- a CDS encoding uroporphyrinogen-III synthase: MTASHPNAAKPALHGRTVVITRPSGTGSALAREVRERGGMPVLLPALSLHAMDDVASCADALKAALGDDLLVFTSPAAVRFAARLAPLRTQATVFAVGQGTARALRRHGVKAPLAPSLRQDSEGLLDHPLLAELHGRRVALIGAPGGRGVLRATLAERGACLREVHVYQRGMPRWQARHIEALKHLPIDTCVLLSSAEALGNLQQGLPAAAWAQLRGAMAVASSERLAEAARRAGFSRVRLAASALSADLLAAAAG; encoded by the coding sequence ATGACCGCGTCGCACCCGAACGCCGCCAAGCCCGCGCTGCACGGCCGTACCGTGGTCATCACGCGGCCGTCGGGGACCGGTTCGGCGCTGGCCCGGGAAGTGCGCGAGCGTGGCGGCATGCCTGTGCTGCTGCCGGCTCTGTCGCTGCACGCCATGGACGACGTCGCCTCTTGCGCGGATGCCCTGAAGGCGGCGCTCGGCGACGACCTGCTTGTTTTCACCAGCCCGGCCGCCGTGCGTTTTGCCGCGCGCCTTGCACCGTTGCGGACACAGGCCACGGTGTTCGCCGTGGGGCAGGGCACGGCACGCGCGCTGCGGCGGCATGGCGTGAAAGCGCCGCTGGCGCCGTCGCTTCGCCAGGACAGCGAAGGCCTGCTGGATCATCCCCTGCTGGCCGAACTGCATGGCCGACGCGTGGCCCTCATCGGCGCGCCGGGCGGTCGCGGCGTGTTGCGCGCGACCTTGGCGGAGCGCGGCGCATGTCTGCGCGAAGTGCATGTGTACCAGCGCGGTATGCCGCGCTGGCAGGCGCGGCACATCGAGGCGCTGAAGCACTTGCCGATCGATACGTGCGTGCTGCTTTCCAGCGCCGAGGCCTTGGGCAACCTGCAACAGGGCCTGCCCGCCGCGGCATGGGCGCAGCTTCGAGGCGCCATGGCGGTGGCCAGCAGCGAGCGGTTGGCCGAAGCCGCTCGCCGCGCGGGATTTTCCCGTGTGCGGCTGGCGGCTTCTGCGTTGTCCGCCGATCTGCTCGCCGCTGCCGCAGGCTGA
- a CDS encoding energy transducer TonB, with product MKLGRIMGWGLLAILAGSVYAGSVRKDAEASMVLTGTVDVNPDGSLHGYTIDRREQVPPEVAAIVDRNITHWTFNLSAPITEVVHTKMSLLLLAKPAGEGKFAVTVSGASFGDNDGHNGETVSYKSHDPMPAYPRAAIDARVSGTVFLLLRIGRDGAVQEGVAEQVNLDQYGTANEMRLYRKLLADAALEAGKKWTYNPPTRGKGVDDPYWQVRVPVQFNLLPFGERPKDDYGHWHGYIPGPRQTPSWISQTLLSEAPDAMAGDGLHTGNSLLRLATPLGGS from the coding sequence ATGAAGCTGGGACGCATCATGGGATGGGGGCTGCTGGCAATCCTGGCCGGCAGCGTATACGCCGGGAGCGTCCGCAAGGACGCGGAGGCCAGCATGGTGCTGACCGGCACGGTGGACGTGAATCCGGACGGCAGCCTGCATGGCTACACCATCGATCGGCGAGAGCAGGTGCCGCCCGAAGTCGCCGCCATCGTCGACAGGAACATCACGCACTGGACGTTCAACCTCTCCGCGCCAATCACCGAGGTGGTCCATACGAAGATGAGCCTGCTGTTGCTGGCGAAGCCTGCAGGCGAGGGCAAATTCGCCGTTACCGTCTCCGGTGCATCTTTCGGCGACAACGACGGCCACAACGGGGAAACGGTGAGCTACAAGTCGCATGATCCCATGCCGGCCTATCCGAGGGCCGCCATCGATGCGCGCGTCAGCGGCACGGTGTTCCTGCTGTTGCGCATCGGTCGCGATGGTGCCGTACAGGAGGGCGTGGCCGAACAGGTCAATTTGGATCAGTACGGCACTGCCAACGAGATGCGCCTGTATCGCAAGCTGCTTGCCGATGCGGCACTGGAGGCCGGTAAGAAGTGGACATACAACCCGCCCACGCGCGGCAAAGGCGTTGACGACCCGTACTGGCAGGTGCGTGTGCCGGTGCAGTTCAACCTGTTGCCGTTCGGCGAACGTCCTAAGGATGACTACGGTCATTGGCATGGCTATATCCCCGGGCCCCGTCAGACGCCGTCGTGGATCAGCCAGACCTTGCTCAGCGAAGCACCGGACGCCATGGCCGGAGACGGTCTGCACACCGGCAACTCGTTGCTGCGCCTCGCCACGCCGCTGGGCGGCAGCTGA
- a CDS encoding class I SAM-dependent rRNA methyltransferase has protein sequence MNTPASLPVIRLKTDRTPGHPWVWSAQVHKPEGRLPPGSVVDVEDAKGRFVGRGFWNGHARIALRLLTTEPTETIDADWITARIDRAIALRQELLQLDRVSDAWRVVHSEGDGLSGLVVDRYADILVIEYFAAGMWRFREAIHAALLRHFPGARLYWFAENHVQKQESFDCRSPEAPAPVEVHEHGLRFHAAPGYGHKTGFFADQRENRHHFARLAKGRRVLDLCCNSGGFAVHALAAGAQSAVGVDMDPGILEIARANAAANDVPAVFEAADMFDWLRNAVERGEQYDAVILDPAKLTRDRNKVFDALKKYFAMNRLALDVIPPGGLLLTCSCTGLVSEGDFLEMLRRVALNAGREIQVLHVAGAGADHPFRSDVPEGRYLKAVFCRVM, from the coding sequence ATGAATACCCCCGCTTCCCTCCCCGTCATCCGCCTCAAGACCGACCGCACGCCCGGCCACCCGTGGGTGTGGTCCGCGCAGGTGCACAAGCCCGAGGGCCGCCTGCCGCCCGGCAGCGTGGTGGACGTGGAGGACGCCAAGGGGCGCTTCGTGGGCCGCGGCTTCTGGAACGGCCATGCGCGCATCGCGCTGCGCCTGCTCACCACCGAGCCGACCGAAACCATCGATGCCGACTGGATCACCGCGCGCATCGACCGCGCCATCGCGCTGCGCCAGGAGCTGCTGCAGCTCGACCGCGTGAGCGATGCCTGGCGCGTGGTGCACAGCGAAGGCGACGGACTTTCCGGCCTGGTGGTGGATCGCTACGCCGACATCCTGGTGATCGAATACTTCGCCGCCGGCATGTGGCGCTTCCGCGAAGCGATCCACGCGGCGCTGCTGCGCCACTTCCCCGGAGCGCGCCTGTACTGGTTCGCCGAGAATCATGTGCAGAAGCAGGAGTCCTTCGACTGTCGCTCGCCGGAAGCGCCGGCGCCGGTGGAGGTGCACGAGCACGGCCTGCGTTTCCACGCCGCTCCAGGCTATGGCCACAAGACCGGCTTCTTCGCTGACCAGCGCGAGAACCGCCACCACTTCGCGCGCCTCGCCAAGGGCCGCCGCGTTCTGGACCTGTGCTGCAATTCCGGCGGCTTCGCGGTACACGCGCTCGCTGCCGGCGCGCAGTCCGCCGTCGGCGTGGACATGGACCCGGGCATCCTGGAAATCGCCCGCGCCAACGCGGCGGCCAATGACGTGCCCGCCGTGTTCGAGGCCGCCGACATGTTCGACTGGCTGCGCAACGCAGTGGAGCGCGGCGAGCAATACGACGCGGTGATCCTCGACCCGGCCAAGCTCACGCGCGACCGCAACAAGGTGTTCGACGCGCTGAAGAAGTACTTCGCGATGAACCGCCTCGCACTCGACGTGATTCCGCCCGGCGGCCTGCTGCTGACCTGTTCGTGCACGGGCTTGGTCAGCGAGGGGGATTTCCTCGAGATGCTGCGCCGCGTGGCGCTCAACGCAGGACGCGAGATCCAGGTGCTGCACGTCGCCGGTGCCGGCGCCGACCATCCGTTCCGTAGCGACGTGCCCGAAGGGCGCTACCTGAAGGCCGTGTTCTGTCGCGTGATGTAA